Proteins encoded within one genomic window of Balaenoptera ricei isolate mBalRic1 chromosome 10, mBalRic1.hap2, whole genome shotgun sequence:
- the POLR3H gene encoding DNA-directed RNA polymerase III subunit RPC8, protein MFVLVEMVDTVRIPPWQFERKLNDSIAEELNKKLANKVVYNVGLCICLFDITKLEDAYVFPGDGASHTKVHFRYVVFHPFLDEILIGKIKGCSPEGVHVSLGFFDDILIPPESLQQPAKFDEAEQVWVWEYETEEGAHDLYMDTGEEIRFRVVDESFVDTSPTGPSSADAASSSEELPKKEAPYTLVGSISEPGLGLLSWWTSS, encoded by the exons ATGTTCGTCCTGGTGGAGATGGTAGACACCGTGCGGATCCCCCCATGGCAGTTTGAGAGGAAGCTCAACGACTCCATTGCCGAGGAGTTGAACAAGAAGTTGGCCAACAAG GTCGTGTACAACGTGGGACTCTGCATCTGTCTGTTTGACATCACCAAGCTGGAGGACGCCTATGTGTTCCCGGGGGACGGTGCATCACACACCAAAG TTCACTTTCGCTATGTGGTGTTCCATCCATTCCTGGACGAGATTCTGATTGGAAAGATCAAAGGCTGCAGCCCGGAGGGAGTGCACG TCTCTCTAGGGTTCTTTGATGATATTCTCATTCCTCCAGAGTCGCTGCAGCAGCCGGCCAAGTT TGACGAGGCGGAGCAGGTGTGGGTGTGGGAGTACGAGACGGAGGAAGGAGCGCACGACCTGTACATGGACACCGGCGAGGAGATCCGCTTCCGGGTGGTGGATGAGAGCTTTGTGGACACGTCCCCCACCGGGCCCAGCTCGGCCGATGCCGCCTCTTCCAGCGAGGAGCTGCCAAAGAAGGAGGCTCCGTACACGCTTGTG GGCTCCATCAGTGAGCCGGGCCTGGGCCTTCTCTCCTGGTGGACCAGCAGCTAG